GCAGCGTTTTCCCGCAGCTGTGATCGGAAACTGAAAAAAACGGGATCCGGAAGGGAGGGGCAgtttttaaagaggaaaactaAACTGTAAACATATTTTCAGCATATCATTGTCATGGAGGTTTTTAACTGTCTGTGAAACCTTGTGTACCTTCCTTGACTTTGtaagaaacaaatgcagatgtgaccATTAGAACTGGCTTTGATCCAGTACTGATTGCGCTAACGGAAGTATCATTGTTCATGGAGTAGAAAGACATAACATGCAAGGTTACAGTTCAAATTGCTATTACAATCATAATGCAAGGCTGCAAAGCTTAgtttaaatcttgtttttttttaagttagaTTACAACCTTTTCAGTTTGGGAATATGACACAACATTTATCCCATAGTCTAAAGTCACTGTCATGTTTTGTTTGGGTCAACAAGTATTACCACTTTGAAGAAAAGCCATCAGCTGCTCTCTGTTACACATGAAATCACCATACGGCTGCATATATATCCGCTGAGAGGCCTGATACTAAACCACAGTTCAGGTCATTTGCTCATAACATGTTGGTTTTCCAAAGAAATGACACTTCCTCAAAGACTGTTTCCAAGAAGCCGCTGTTGTGTACACTTACTGTGAAATTGACTGTGTATGGCGTACATGTTATACTTGTGCCTGTGAACATACATTAAGGAAGAAGAGTGTGGTGTTTTGAGCCTTACCTTTACATATCTGAGCAGCTATCAGCAGGAGCCCTGTCAGGTAATTCCACAGGAACATACTTTACACCAGCGACGGGCAAATAATCTACAGACGAGAGTTATCAGAGTCAGATcgttaaatgaaaataaatcagtcagACATTAATGAAggtaattaaaagaaaaatcacatggatgcaaacataacaaagacaaacataacaAAGACACACGATGTTTGGAGGACAACACAGTTGTAAAACTTTGTTGTAGACACCTTTCCCACCTGACAGAGATTAGTCACTTATCTACTCACCTCCCAGTTTAATTAGTATGTGCTCCTGACAAAGCTGGTGAAAAACTATTCTCAATCCACTGAAAatctttattcttattcttattattctggCTCCACCCGCTCTGATTAATTTCAACCTACGACATGGTGACAACAAGTGAAACTGAAATCTGCAGAAATCACAGTCTGTGCTGCTGGGGCAGTCTGTCTGTGATCTGACTCCTTCTGCTGCAGTCGACACCTGATGTTTACAGCACTGCACAGTATCACCCTGTGGTTCAACCAGCACCCTTCAGttctgacaacaaacacagacagtaacTTCAGTGTCATCACAGTCTCACCTTTGCTGCTGGGTAATATGTCAGAGGTCCAGAGAATGACCACAGGTTGTCCTGTGTTTGTGCCTCCACATATTTGTGCAGGGATCAGGAAGTGAGAGGAAGCACTGTAAAGAAATACTGCCACCCTGCATGCTCTCACAGGGATAGCTCCACCCCTTTGCTCCAGGTCATTGTGCTCGCAGGTGAAACATTCCTGTGAAGTCACTGTTCCATGTGTCCTCAAACCAGTTGGGCGgctgtttcttctgtttctgttgaacttgaatctataaaaaaaaaactgttcctGTGCTTTGAGTCTTATTCATGTGGAAGAAGTAAGAATGAAAGTGAATCATGTGAAGAACATTTGTGTTAACTTTTCTGGAAAGGGTCCTAATGTTCAAGTTGCTCCCGGTGTTTCCTGCAAGTTCATCCTGGGACgactctttcttttatttttctctacCTGTTGATAATCTTTCACCGACTTGAATGAGGTTTGATTACTGTTTAAAGTAATAAGTAACTAGAacagcactcagtagagcacatacatacgccaaggcccaacagtccccttgcattgaatcaagctgcaccaaatttcacaaactcaaaGTATAAGTTCACAAAATGTACcagatgttttattctcatcaagttccatttattattttctgggaaatctgtgaaactgAAGAAAGCTCCAcgccctgatctggatccacaccaaaacaGGTTCTTCTTTGATTTATGTCACACCGCTTTACACAATTTAGGAATCAGTTgtatagtttttgtgtaatagtgcttacaaacaaacaaacaaacaaacaaacaaacaaacaaacaggggtgaaaacataacctccttggtggaaatgaaaataaaatgaaaataaatttgttttttctatctttacaaatgttttatttatattctgcaATTGTGGACCATCAAATTCCAGAACCATGATGACATTGTGTTTATACAACCATTTACGTATGAGAAGTATCCTCTATGAACACACCCATAATCACACTCAGCAGCCATGTGTTTCACTGAGGCTGTATTTAGACAGGGATCAGTACTGTACAAGACTCACGAATGGGGGAGGGGGtttcggaggaggaggaggggtggagggagggagggtggtcTGAGTTTTTTTGGGGAGAGCAGGGGAGGGGTTTTAACttttcagatttgtattttatttcagtcttactatgtgttatttattgtattagaaaaaacaatttacagATCAAAGATTATATCTTTTTATACACAGACGACAGTGGCTGTATTTTCACTACTTTGTTATGTTGATCATGAATATTGGcatgttttgataagtaataTTGATTATAGTGATTGTTATTGATTATGCGAGGGAACAGCCCTCccttttttaagtttaaatccCACCACCCTGTCCTTTTCACCAGCACTGAGAAGAtgatgtctgtttgtttgtctccctGTTAATTGGCAGGATTATGCCTTAACTAAACAAATTATCATGAAATGCGACGGAAGGATGTGAGATGGATCAGAGAAGATCctattaaatgttggtgcagatccggatcagaaggatttttttaattcattattttacattttcgttgatttctcaacTAAAAAACTTCACTTAACATATATGTTAAATACTATCATTAAAGCATTTCTGCATATGCATTTGAGACTATACAATAGGATTTGGTTGTTTTAGACAGTACATGTGTGTAAATCTTTTAACAACAGGGTCAAACTGCAGCTGGTGCTACAGAGTAAACAGGGTGTATGATAAAGTAGCAGCTGGTGTAAAACAGTAAATGTGCTGTGACATGCAGGGACAAGCTATTGATTTCAAGATGTACCCATGCTGCATTGCTGTGGCTAAGTTGAGTGAAATGTCGGGACACATTGTGCTTCAGTGTTTGGTTCCAAAGGCTGCAAATTGTGAAAGCTCCGGGCCATACGCTATTAACTCCATACACATCATAGTCTCGAAGGAAATGTGAGAAATGTGAATTTTCTCTTTAACTCCCACCTGGGCTGTCCCACGGGAAGTTTGCTAAAAGTGTGACTTTGAATGAACAAGTGTCAGCAATACCAAATGGAGAAAGGGACAATCCTCAAAAGTTCAGTATTGATAACAAGTGCAATCTCCATTTCCAAACGCCTTCGCCAGAGAGGCTGTGAACTTTGCTCACAATGTTCTCCCGTCATCAGGGAACAGGCAGGCCGGGCCGATGGGAAGTATACTTACAAACAGCCCCCCTGCACACGACTTGAGTCAGCTGTAAGGAGCGACACGCCGGTGCAGTGACACGGCAGCAGAGCGCCCAGGATGGCAGGAAGGAGACGAGGTCGAGGAAACAacgtccagcagcagcatgccCCGCAGAACCAGAGGCAAGGCCCTCGCGGGGTGAGTCCTCTTCTGTCAATATGAAACGTGGCCACTCTGTTTACTCTCACACTTCAAATAAGGATCATGTGGGAATCAACAGTCCTGCAAAACACATTCTGGTTGTCTGGCTTCTgcacattatttaaaaagaactgtaaaaaaaatgtaaagtataaATCCAACTTGTTATTACGACAGGCTTTGAATATTACAGAGGGAAATATTTCCTCTATGACTATTTGACCAGGGAGTGGAGAGATTACTGATTAGCTGGGTGGAATGATGTGGCAGTGACTCAGCTCAGTGTTGTATAGTAATACGTTGATGATCATTCTGAAGTGCAGTTGTTTGCTATGATAAAAATAGTTTCACTTGGCATATTCACAGTTTAGAATTTGACTGCATGATCTCCTTATTAATATCTAACATTCGTGCCTTGACTGCAGGACCATAACATACAACATACACCAAAGGCTTGAAGGTGTAAAGAGGGAAATCAGTATTTAACTCTAAGAACcaagaaaaatatataagattctttaaataaatttaaattaagtaagtaaaaaaaagaaatgaaatgaaattgaataatacaaaatatataagaagcatggaaacaaagcaaaattgtattaaataaaattaaaatgtacaaGAAACAGGGAAGAAAACTTAAATCAAATTTACTAAGAGAAAATATATAGGAAgcatggaaacaaaaataaacgaAATTtagattattaaaaatataaaacaagtgGTTAAACTGAATAACATTCTAGTTTAACACAAGAAATAGTTGTAATAATGTTTGAGCAGaaagttcaaagttcaaagtaTATCTTCCAACACAGCAGATAAAGCTGGTGCGTATATGTGTATCTACACAACACAAAGTTCATGACCACTCACAATGCCCATTACTCCAACATGCGACTTCTCAAAACTCCTCTGCAGATTTTATCAGTTTATTTCATGTTGATGACATAATTATTTTACAATGTCAAGTCCCACCCTGCAGATTTACAATCATCAGCTCATGTTTTATCATAATAGCAATTATGCAGCAATAACTCCGTATATCTTTTTAAAGCAGTGTGAttctcctgcagcagaattCCCAGTAACAGCCTTTCCTCCCTCAGTTCAAATGCAGATTATAGATAAACTGGAAACTTTACAAATACCCTTAGGTGTGAATGCAAGTAGGAATATCTTTGTACTCTGATCAGGATCCAAGTAAAAATAATCCATaaacaaatgtctgtgtgttttctgtgtctgtgttcaggcTCTGCGGGAGCCGGCTGCTTTTGCCAAGTCTACAGGTTGTGAATCAGAGATCCCCCATGACAAGCTGACCATAGCTCAAGCACGAAGAGGAACTCCAGGTCACACTTCTCAAAAGCTTTtgttacttctgccaaggaggttatgttttcatcggCGTTTGTTCATCGTTAGctgcattacacaaaaactagaTCACCATGAAACATGGTGGCAGTATGGGAAAGAAGGCGTAGGAAGATTTTCCTGCGAATGTGGGTTAAGCAgcggattttttttttcattttctttaccaTTTCAACATAGCagggcattttttaaaaacaattttgttATTCTTCAGGGAATAATAGAAAGATCGCTTTCTCTTATATTTCTACAATGAGAGTAAGACAGGGAAGAAGCTCTGCTCTACTGAGTCCAATTTTTCCATTGCTACTTGATGTCATGTAACTAACTGTCTTCTGATCAAGTGCTTGATGACGTCCTAGATTTTTcactacacaaataaaactgtaagGAATTGAATGGAAACCAGCCTGTAGTAGGAAGAAATACTGTATTAAGATCTTTACTGGCTGATTGGATATCAGTTTTTGAATGTCATGCTGGTACTTAAAGTCACGTTTTCATGTTTCATATCTTGAAGCTCATCGGCCGGTGCGAGTCTACGCTGATGGAATCTTTGATCTCTTCCATTCCGGGCATGCTCGAGCCCTGATGCAGGCAAAAAATGTGTTCCCCAACACTCATCTGATAGTCGGAGGTAAAGAACGAATCACTCTCAACGAAGTACAGCAACAACACTGGTAGAGTAAAACCGTTTAACCTTCTGTTTACATGATATGTGCCAATTTCACAAAGAGCTTAAACTAAAATGGCTTTTAGAGGATCAGAATCTTAGtggtcttaaatttaacttgggCATCACATGTAATGTCTTGTTTCTCTAGTCTGCAGTGACGAACTCACCCACAAGTTTAAGGGCTACACAGTGATGACGGAGGAAGAACGCTACGACGCCCTGAGGCATTGCCGTTATGTTGACGAGGTGGTGCAGGACGCTCCCTGGACCCTTACCACGGAGTTCCTCAAGAAAcataaggtcaaaggtcacaaagTCTCTAGAAGCACAGCTTTttaaaggttatatatatacatgagaTTTTATACAATAATATAGCAGCGAACGTCTATTGCATGGCTACACCAACGATACTAGCCATGCTAAGCAGCTGGTAGCCACAGGGCTTTACAGCACCGATACCATAAACTGCAGGCAACACCCTGCTGATAACACAAAGGCGTATATATATcgtttttctagtcttaacTTCAacattcacccaatcacacacacacattcatacagcgcttctctgtcacacatttacacactgctctcaatttggggttcagtgtcttgctcaaggacactttgacaggtggactggaggagccagtgATCGAACCACAGATCTTCCGATTAGTGAATGATCCCACATCCTGTTTTTGTCCTGATCGTCATAAAAAGATGGATGCCACGACGGCTTccccaagagtgaagccaaagagcattgatcgccccctggtgactggctgctgtATACAGCATACAGAGCATATAGCCTATTCTTTGCTAGTGGACTAAAAAGCCAACTTAATACAGgtatttctcaaagatgttttcttccatccattcatttgtGTAGTAAATGTTTTGGGTCCATAGTCACAACCACTAACCAGGAGATCAACCCACTGTACCTCCTGAAACACATGGCTAGTTCCCATACCGGGAGTCGAACCCAGGCAGCCTGGGTGAAAACCAGGAATCCTAACCGCTAGACCATACGGGATTCTATAACTCTGGAATATGTGTACGACTCAACTCGATACAATGGATCCACACAATGATCATGACTGTGCCGACTCTTGCAAAGGGGCAGTGTTCGTATCCTAATGAGATAGTTGGGGGAAGGAGACCCGTCGTGCATCTTTATGTATAGTGTATGTGAGATGCCAGTGCTAGTGTGACACCTAGTGGCTGTgagtattttatatataaccTTTAAAATGTCTCACAGTGGCAGTGGCAAAGCTGTTCAATCATTGTGAACACTTGTGTCACGTTGCTCTCACAGATTGACTTTGTGGCCCATGATGACATCCCGTACACCTCTGCTGGATCAGAGGACGTTTATAAGCACATAAAGGAAGCAGGTAGagatatacatttttcaatggcacttacttatagcactttgtagttttgcttttttgaagaaattgtactttctctattcttgttgttctgggtttgtaccctcatggttgaatgcacttattgtaagtcgctttggataaaagcgtcagctaaatgaaatgaaaatgaaatgaaatgttataCCATGGTGATGAATTCTAGCTCTGTCGCTTCTCGTTTTACTTGAATTGCTGACATGTGTTTGACTTGCTTGTCTATTCGTGTCAGGAATGTTTGTGGCCACTCAGAGGACAGAGGGCATCTCCACATCTGATCTGATCACTCGCATCGTCCGAAACTACGACATCTATGTGCGACGCAACCTGCAAAGAGGCTACACAGCCCGAGAACTAAATGTTGGATTCATTAACGTAAGGAAGAGTAATATTTATTaaactggataaaaaaaaaaaacagaataaggAAGTAATTCGAAATGTACTGACAGTCggctgctttgtgtttctctgacagGAGAATAAATACCGGCTCCAGAACCAGGTGGACAAGATGAAAGAGACGGTGCGGACGGTGGAGGAGAAGTCCAAACACTTTGTCTACAGAGTGGAAGAGAAGAGCCAGGACCTCATCAACAAGTGGGAGGAGAAGTCACGAGAATTCATAAGCAACTTTCTGGAGCTCTTTGGACCTGATGGAGCCTGGGTACGATCACTTTTACATTTATCCAGGGAAAAATCCTTATAGAAATTCAAttcttggttgtgtttgttgtttagtggcgtatttatattattattgagCTTGATCTTGATTAGATGTATAACTTCTTGAAGTCGTACCAGGGAACCAGTGAAGAAACAATTCCACACGTAACTCCTCTGTAAAACGTCTTGGTTTGGTACAGATGAAAAGAACCAAGTGTTCAGTTAATCAGTGAGCTTTGCAGGTTCTGGTAAATTGACATTGTTACTGAGGAACAGAGCACCGCTCGCTTTTTCCTATAGTTATGCTAAGATAAGCTAACTCGCTGCTCATTTCAGCTTCAGATATCAAATAACACAGGAAGAAAGCACATTACCAGAAAACTTTGAACTATTGTTTTAAAGTTCACTAACTTCAACATCAGGTTTAGTTTATTGTGTGTAACAATCACTCCATACAATTTAACAATTGAAAAAAGCTTTTCCCAGTATAGACAAAGCTGAGTTACCAGTTCCCCACCAATGGTAGACTTAACAAAGACATGTGGCAtgctttttttaagttttaaagttacaaatgcaacagaaaaagGTCAAGAAGGAGCAGCAGTGGCTATTCACAGAATAGGCAACAAGGGTAATGGGTACTTCCCCTCACTCTCCATGTTGCAACATGCACTGGCCCTGCGGCAAGACTGGGCCCTAGAGAGAAAACATTCAGCACAAGTTAAACTGTATGGGGATAATAACATCTCGGATTACACCTTCGTTTGTGGATACATACCCAGAGATTTGCTTAAAAATCACAACAAAAAGTGGCTTCTTGTAGCTTCAGATCTTAAAGTGAGATTATGTATAGTAAGTTTTCCTCATCAAAGTTGTTTAAGTGATGTTGTTTCTACATCCATGTTTTCAGTGCAGTCAGGAAGTTCACCCTATAAAACCTCCATAAAACACAGTAATATTCTGAGACAATAACAAACTGGCTAATGTGTGGAATGACCACAGGTTTGGTAAAAGCAAGCCCAGCACCAGATCACAACATCTCATCACAATATAATCCACAGAACCACTGCTacaaaacacagcacaacaaCTCAGTGACgattgtctgtctctgtctctgtctctgtccagcATGTGATTCAGGAGCGGAGCGGCCGGATGCTCCAGGCCCTGTCGCCCTACTCCTCGCCCCGTGGCTCCCCCAGCAGCAGCCCCACCAGACGGCGCTCAGTTTCTCCCGATTCCGCCTCCGCCTCCGCCTccgcctctccctcctctctctcccctccttcctccccctcctcaccaaAAAAGGGGAGCCGCTCCTCTCTAAAGACTACCTCCTCATACAGTAGACAGGTGCAATGAGCTCGCACATGGCCCCACGATCTCAGGAGGCCATtcataaaatgatcaaaattaACCAATAAAAATGTGAACGTCAATTCATTAATGGTTTATTCAAGTGCAAGTGCAATATATTATAATGTACATAATACTTCTTGACAGAGAAGTGAAAGAACATTAAAATTTAGCTTGATGTGATTTGCTGTCTGTTTTTTGTTACTCTTCCATACAAATACTCAAGGTCCCTTCATTGGACTCAGCAACTGAATGTAAATGAGTTATAATGCAGTCATACAGAGAGGGGGGGTTCAGACTTGTGTAATGTGATGTACATCATTTTGTGTAGCTCCACAGGAGACAGGCTACATCATTGCAGAACAGTATGAAATCTGTAAGAGTTCTAATGAACTTGCTGGTGGCCACAATTACGTCTTCAATGTTTCCTTTA
The Hippoglossus stenolepis isolate QCI-W04-F060 chromosome 15, HSTE1.2, whole genome shotgun sequence DNA segment above includes these coding regions:
- the LOC118122180 gene encoding choline-phosphate cytidylyltransferase B, producing the protein MAGRRRGRGNNVQQQHAPQNQRQGPRGALREPAAFAKSTGCESEIPHDKLTIAQARRGTPAHRPVRVYADGIFDLFHSGHARALMQAKNVFPNTHLIVGVCSDELTHKFKGYTVMTEEERYDALRHCRYVDEVVQDAPWTLTTEFLKKHKIDFVAHDDIPYTSAGSEDVYKHIKEAGMFVATQRTEGISTSDLITRIVRNYDIYVRRNLQRGYTARELNVGFINENKYRLQNQVDKMKETVRTVEEKSKHFVYRVEEKSQDLINKWEEKSREFISNFLELFGPDGAWHVIQERSGRMLQALSPYSSPRGSPSSSPTRRRSVSPDSASASASASPSSLSPPSSPSSPKKGSRSSLKTTSSYSRQVQ